ACTTCTGATTCTTCAACTAAAGTACATACCCAATAAACTTGTTTACCTGTCAAACATACTTGTTTAATTCGATCTATAATTTCATTACGACGAGTATTTGGCAAAACAATCGTTGTAACCGGTGTTCTTCCTGGCGGTAATTCATCAATTACAGAAACATCTAAATCAGCATAAATTGTCATAGTGAGAGTTCGCGGAATGGGCGTTGCTGTCATAATTAATTGATGTGGATAGTAATTGTCTTTGATCCCTTTTTGCCATAATGTTAGTCGCTGATCTACGCCAAATCGGTGTTGCTCATCAATGATAACCAAACCAAGATCGGCGAATTTAACATGCTCAACAAAAACAGCATGGGTGCCAATTAAAATATGAGTTTTGCCAGCCTCAAGTTCAGCATAACAATTGCGTTTTTGTTTTGCAGTTAATTTACCCGTTAAGAGATCGACGCTTAACCCCAATGCATCAAACCATTGTTTAAAATTTAGGTAATGTTGTTCAGCTAATATTTCTGTGGGAGCCATTAAAACAACCTGCTTATTATTTTCAATTGCATTGAGGGCAGCTAAGGCTGCAACTAAGGTTTTGCCACTACCTACATCACCTTGCACTAAGCGCATCATTGGTTTTGCTTGCGCCATATCATTCCAAATTTCTTTTACTACTCTTGTTTGTGCATTAGTAGGTGAAAAAGGAAGAGCTTGCAAAAAAGGTGTAATATATTGATTTTTTACTACTATTTCTACCGCTTGATGATTTTGATTACGTGATTTTATTAACTGCATGCTCAGTTGGTAGGCTAATAGTTCTTCGAAAATAAGTCGTTGCTTAGCTGGATGATTACTATTTTCTAATTGTGCGATATCTATATTTAATGGCGGTTCATGTAGTGTAATTAATGCTTGTTCAATACTAGGAAAACCATTAAGAAACTTTTCAGGAATAATCTCTGGTGTAGGATTACGTTTTAAAAGTGTTAAACTACTGTGAATGAATTTTCGTATAATATTTTGAGTCAATCCATAAGTTGCCCCATAAATAGGGGTAAACTTTTCTGTCTCAAGGGTATCAAATTCCTGTGGTGTTGCTTTAATTTGAATTTGTGGATGAATAATTTCTAAGCTTAGTTTTCCTTTTTTTATTTCTCCGTAGGCTTTTACCCATTTACCAATAGCAAGATTTTGTTGCATGGTTGGATAGAAATTTATAAAGCGTAAATTAATAGAGCCACTATTGTCTTGAATAGTACATACTAACATTCGTCGCTTACTAAATATGATTTCAGATTTGATAATTTTGCCCTGAACAGTAGTATGTTCTCCAATAGTAAGATTTGAAATCGGACTAAATGACGAGCGATCTTCATAACGAAGTGGCAAATGTAATAATAGGTCTCTTATAGTATAGATCCCTAAATTATTGAACTTTTTTTCTAGCGCTTCACCCAAACCGGGTAAATGGCTTATTGATAAGTGTTGAAGTAACCGTTTACTAATGGTCATATCTAATTAATATTACGAACAACGCTAACAACATCCTGTTGAAGACTGATTTTCCTCATAATTTCATTTAGTTGCGTAAGATTTTTGACTTCAATATGAAGAATAATCGTATATATGCGTGAGTCTTTTTCTTCTGTATTTAGCCATTTCACATTTGAAGATTCTGCTTTAATTGTTGAAATAATATATTCAAGAGCATTAGCAGTATTATCTACAATATCAATTAGAATTTCAGCTACAAATAATTGATTGATCGATGGCGACCATTCTAAGGCAATATACTTATCAGGATGATTTTGATAGCCAGTAATGTTTCGACATGACTCATGATGAACAGTTAACCCTTTTTCTGGATTGACATATCCTATAATTGGATCGACGGGGATTGGGTGGCAGCATTTAGCAAATGTGACTAATAAACCTTCAGCGCCTGTAATGGCCAATTTCTTGGTTGACTTAGTTTCATCAATAATTTCACTATGGTCGATGCCTTTGGCCACTAGCTGACTCATGATATTACCTAAGCCTATTTCCGCTAATAAATCATCAAAGGAATTCAGTTTGGCAAAACTAACAATACGATCGATAACATAAGGTGGTACATTTTCAATGCCACCTTTGTCCGCCAAAGCGTAACCGAGTAAACGTTTACCTAAAGCGATAGCATCATCACGTTTTAGGTTTTTTAACACCTGTTTGATGCGTGAACGTGCTTTTGAGCTGACAACGAAATTTAACCAACCCGCATTTGGTCTACCGCTGCTAGATGTGAGAATTTCTACAGTTTGTCCATTAGATAAAG
Above is a genomic segment from Frischella perrara containing:
- the recG gene encoding ATP-dependent DNA helicase RecG encodes the protein MSKRLLQHLSISHLPGLGEALEKKFNNLGIYTIRDLLLHLPLRYEDRSSFSPISNLTIGEHTTVQGKIIKSEIIFSKRRMLVCTIQDNSGSINLRFINFYPTMQQNLAIGKWVKAYGEIKKGKLSLEIIHPQIQIKATPQEFDTLETEKFTPIYGATYGLTQNIIRKFIHSSLTLLKRNPTPEIIPEKFLNGFPSIEQALITLHEPPLNIDIAQLENSNHPAKQRLIFEELLAYQLSMQLIKSRNQNHQAVEIVVKNQYITPFLQALPFSPTNAQTRVVKEIWNDMAQAKPMMRLVQGDVGSGKTLVAALAALNAIENNKQVVLMAPTEILAEQHYLNFKQWFDALGLSVDLLTGKLTAKQKRNCYAELEAGKTHILIGTHAVFVEHVKFADLGLVIIDEQHRFGVDQRLTLWQKGIKDNYYPHQLIMTATPIPRTLTMTIYADLDVSVIDELPPGRTPVTTIVLPNTRRNEIIDRIKQVCLTGKQVYWVCTLVEESEVLAAQAAEVTYVELQELLPNVAVGLVHGKMKPQQKQQIMQDFKQGEIQLLVATTVIEVGVDVPNASLMIIENAERLGLSQLHQLRGRVGRGQAASHCVLMYQAPLSQVTKQRLQVMRDSNDGFVIAQKDLEIRGGGDILGTRQVGLADFKVVDLIRDQMIISHVQQVSQFILQHHPDAAIKLIDSWLPQRTKYINA